A region of Myxococcaceae bacterium DNA encodes the following proteins:
- a CDS encoding DUF1566 domain-containing protein, giving the protein MRFLNGFWKLAFAVFLLSLSSISAELTVEDPDFEALQAGAEAGSGWSNRAFQDATNQSGRYFLPNVLLPMVVYDSFTGLTWERFQSLLPVVWNQTAYPGSAQAHCVSLCAGGYSDWRVPSVMELQSLVDYSLTKAPRINAPAFPITFPSGYWSSEAVVNASHEAWKLSFGTGKIEPHDAFLSRKGILARCVRGPVPSQEDRFLDPSGSVLNQSSSEVLDTTTGFVWQRALSNFTPTSSLAEEYCDMLRLGGHKWQLPSIKQLVSLVDYDQNAPSLNSSVFPNSSVTSWSSTPSGPVSHLWAVHFQRGTAEVLNETVEASVRCVR; this is encoded by the coding sequence ATGCGATTTTTGAATGGATTCTGGAAATTAGCCTTTGCGGTGTTTTTGCTGTCGTTGAGTAGCATCTCAGCGGAGTTGACAGTCGAAGATCCTGACTTTGAAGCTTTACAAGCTGGTGCTGAGGCAGGAAGCGGTTGGTCAAACCGAGCGTTTCAGGATGCTACTAATCAGTCTGGTCGGTATTTTCTTCCGAATGTTCTTCTCCCGATGGTGGTTTACGATTCTTTCACCGGGCTCACTTGGGAGCGTTTTCAGTCTCTTTTGCCGGTTGTTTGGAATCAAACGGCTTATCCAGGTTCGGCTCAAGCGCATTGCGTCAGCCTATGCGCTGGTGGGTATTCGGATTGGCGAGTACCAAGTGTGATGGAATTACAGTCCTTGGTTGATTATTCTTTGACGAAAGCTCCACGGATCAATGCTCCAGCTTTTCCGATCACATTTCCATCTGGCTATTGGTCGTCGGAAGCAGTGGTCAATGCTTCTCACGAGGCTTGGAAGCTATCGTTTGGAACGGGTAAAATAGAGCCGCATGATGCTTTTTTAAGTCGCAAAGGCATTCTAGCTCGATGTGTTCGAGGGCCTGTGCCTTCTCAGGAGGATCGTTTTCTCGATCCAAGTGGCAGTGTTTTAAATCAATCGAGCTCGGAAGTGCTGGATACAACCACAGGATTTGTGTGGCAACGCGCTCTTTCGAATTTTACTCCGACTTCCAGTTTGGCCGAAGAATATTGTGATATGCTAAGACTAGGTGGGCACAAGTGGCAGTTGCCGAGCATCAAGCAGTTGGTGAGTTTGGTAGATTACGATCAAAATGCACCAAGCCTGAACTCGTCTGTTTTCCCGAATTCATCGGTTACATCTTGGTCTTCGACGCCCTCTGGCCCTGTCAGTCATCTGTGGGCCGTTCACTTTCAAAGAGGAACAGCAGAGGTGTTGAACGAAACGGTTGAGGCATCGGTTCGTTGCGTTCGTTAA
- a CDS encoding purine-nucleoside phosphorylase, with protein MNEEIIESPFPKTQVAVILGSGLGEFADCLSHSDSLSYGAIRDFPKSTVEGHSGRFVHGYIASTPVLLMQGRVHRYEGYTAQQVAFPIRVLKAWGIEKLVITNAAGGIHPDFNVGDLMLITDHLNLTGDSPLLGPNRSELGPRFPDMSEAYSKRLRDLALQADTSLRQGVYAGLLGPCYETPAEVRMLKTLGADAVGMSTVFETIAARHMGLEVLGISCISNQAAGLSNSPLSHAEVTLAGQKASKRFSELLLQVIPKLTL; from the coding sequence ATGAACGAAGAAATCATCGAATCTCCTTTCCCAAAGACTCAGGTGGCTGTCATTTTGGGTTCTGGGCTTGGCGAATTTGCGGATTGTCTAAGCCATTCAGACTCTCTCTCTTACGGAGCGATTCGTGATTTCCCAAAATCGACCGTCGAAGGGCACTCGGGCCGTTTCGTTCATGGTTATATTGCCAGCACTCCCGTGCTTCTCATGCAAGGACGTGTTCATCGTTACGAAGGCTACACAGCCCAGCAGGTTGCTTTCCCGATTCGTGTGCTAAAAGCCTGGGGCATCGAAAAACTCGTCATCACCAATGCCGCTGGCGGCATCCATCCAGATTTTAACGTGGGAGACTTAATGCTCATCACGGATCATCTGAACTTGACCGGCGACAGCCCTCTCCTGGGCCCGAATCGCTCCGAACTCGGACCTCGTTTTCCAGATATGAGCGAAGCCTATTCCAAACGCTTGCGCGATTTAGCGCTCCAAGCCGATACTTCGTTGCGTCAAGGAGTCTACGCGGGTCTTTTAGGGCCATGCTACGAAACTCCAGCGGAAGTCCGAATGCTGAAGACGCTCGGAGCGGATGCAGTCGGGATGAGTACGGTATTTGAAACCATCGCGGCTCGTCATATGGGCCTGGAAGTTTTGGGAATCTCCTGCATCAGCAATCAGGCTGCCGGCTTATCCAACTCACCCTTAAGCCATGCAGAAGTCACCTTAGCAGGCCAGAAAGCCTCGAAACGCTTTTCAGAACTTCTGCTTCAGGTCATTCCCAAACTAACTCTCTAG
- the rho gene encoding transcription termination factor Rho, which translates to MNLSELKHAKIENLQAKATLIGIDFDALLRKQDMVFALLRWQAAHHGAIFGEGTLETFPEGYGFLREPAYNYEPSADDIYVAPSQIRAYGLRTGDTIRGQIRPPSEKERYYSLLKLETINSITHAEHRNKVSFDNLTPLYPNQRFKLETLPTNYSTRIIDLFCPIGKGQRALVVAPPRAGKTVLMQDIANAITTNHPEVTLLVLLIDERPEEVTDMRRHIKGEVIASTFDEPPQRHVQVAEMTIEKAKRLVEMKKDVVILLDNITRLGRAYNTLVPPSGKILSGGVDSNALHKPKRFFGAARHVEEGGSLTIISTALIDTGSRMDEVIFEEFKGTGNSEIVLDRKLMEKRIFPCLDINKSGTRKEEHLLDKDVLNRVWVLRQLLHPLNVIDSMEFLLSRMKGTKSNADFIASMSH; encoded by the coding sequence ATGAATTTATCGGAACTCAAGCACGCTAAAATTGAGAACTTGCAAGCCAAGGCAACTTTGATCGGCATTGATTTCGATGCATTACTGCGCAAGCAAGATATGGTGTTTGCTCTCCTCAGATGGCAAGCCGCTCATCACGGTGCTATTTTTGGCGAAGGCACTCTAGAAACCTTTCCGGAAGGTTATGGCTTTCTGAGGGAGCCCGCCTACAACTACGAGCCTTCGGCCGACGATATCTACGTGGCTCCGTCTCAGATTCGAGCTTACGGGCTTCGAACGGGCGATACGATTCGAGGTCAGATCCGCCCTCCGAGCGAAAAAGAGCGTTATTATTCGTTGTTGAAACTCGAAACCATCAACTCCATTACCCATGCGGAACACCGTAACAAAGTCTCGTTTGATAACCTGACCCCCCTCTACCCCAACCAGCGTTTCAAGTTGGAAACGCTGCCCACGAACTATTCCACCCGCATTATCGATTTATTTTGCCCGATCGGAAAAGGTCAACGTGCCTTGGTCGTGGCTCCACCCAGAGCCGGTAAAACGGTTTTGATGCAAGATATTGCCAACGCGATTACCACCAATCACCCGGAAGTGACGTTGCTGGTCTTGCTCATTGACGAAAGACCGGAAGAAGTGACAGACATGCGGCGCCACATCAAAGGCGAAGTTATTGCTTCAACTTTTGACGAGCCCCCTCAGCGTCATGTTCAAGTCGCCGAAATGACCATTGAGAAGGCCAAACGACTGGTGGAAATGAAGAAAGATGTCGTGATCTTGCTCGACAATATCACGCGCCTTGGGCGAGCTTACAACACCCTGGTTCCTCCAAGCGGCAAAATCCTGTCCGGCGGTGTCGACTCCAACGCACTTCACAAACCCAAGCGCTTCTTCGGAGCGGCTCGTCACGTTGAAGAAGGCGGTTCGTTAACGATCATCAGCACAGCGCTGATCGATACGGGAAGCCGCATGGATGAAGTGATCTTTGAAGAATTCAAAGGAACCGGAAATTCCGAAATCGTACTTGATCGCAAGTTGATGGAAAAGCGCATCTTCCCTTGCCTAGACATCAACAAATCGGGGACTCGTAAAGAAGAGCATCTGTTGGACAAAGACGTGCTTAATCGTGTCTGGGTTTTGCGTCAGCTTCTGCATCCTTTGAACGTCATTGATTCGATGGAATTCTTGCTCAGCCGCATGAAAGGCACGAAGAGCAACGCCGATTTTATTGCTTCCATGAGCCATTGA
- a CDS encoding leucyl aminopeptidase: protein MKFTTSLKKPESKKLDLLVYGVCEGDAIEPRATAEGFQGKLGQLFYTHPDKGPRAMALVGLGEKAKLTPDSYRKWAASAAKIAQDKQAVQLGLVLAPKASVQAVVEGASLALYRFDRHLSQKTETCVEEITLFTPAKNAQKEIAVGEAIAAGVRCARDLINEGPTLMNPAAMAKAAQEEAKTGGLQVEILDPKALEKEGFHLLLAVGRGSSDFAEPRVIKLSYKPSKKAKKHWVLVGKGVTFDSGGLDMKPSDGMLHMKTDMSGAAAVLGTMKIMAALQPEIAVTGYLACVENGVDSRSYHPGDIIVSRKGLSVEINNTDAEGRLVLADTLHYAQEVDKPDVLIDIATLTGACMVALGPTMAGLFSNDDPLSARVLDSARFTGEAFWRLPLEDSLYDQLKTPIADLKNTGERYGGAITAALFLQKFIEPKTVWAHLDIAGPARNDRDQGYLSTGGTGFGVRTLVDLILNHA, encoded by the coding sequence ATGAAATTCACGACTTCGTTGAAGAAACCAGAATCTAAAAAACTTGATTTGCTCGTTTACGGTGTTTGTGAGGGAGATGCCATCGAGCCCAGAGCAACCGCTGAAGGATTCCAGGGCAAACTCGGCCAACTCTTTTACACACACCCAGACAAAGGCCCTCGAGCGATGGCACTGGTGGGATTGGGCGAAAAAGCCAAGCTCACTCCGGACTCTTACCGAAAATGGGCCGCCAGTGCGGCAAAAATCGCACAAGATAAGCAAGCTGTTCAGCTTGGCCTGGTTTTAGCGCCTAAAGCCTCGGTGCAGGCTGTCGTCGAAGGAGCTTCGTTGGCTTTGTATCGCTTTGATCGTCACCTCAGCCAAAAAACAGAAACTTGCGTCGAAGAAATCACCCTGTTCACGCCAGCCAAGAACGCCCAAAAAGAAATCGCTGTTGGAGAAGCGATCGCAGCCGGTGTTCGATGCGCTCGAGATCTCATCAACGAGGGCCCAACCCTCATGAACCCAGCAGCGATGGCCAAAGCGGCTCAAGAAGAAGCCAAGACGGGGGGACTCCAAGTTGAGATTCTAGACCCGAAAGCCCTTGAAAAAGAAGGTTTCCATCTGCTTTTGGCGGTCGGGCGTGGATCTTCCGATTTTGCAGAGCCTCGTGTGATTAAACTCAGCTACAAACCTTCGAAGAAAGCCAAGAAGCATTGGGTTTTGGTTGGCAAAGGAGTCACTTTTGACTCCGGCGGGCTCGACATGAAGCCCTCCGATGGCATGCTGCACATGAAAACAGATATGTCAGGCGCGGCAGCCGTTCTGGGAACCATGAAGATCATGGCGGCTCTCCAACCTGAAATCGCTGTCACCGGCTATCTCGCTTGCGTCGAAAACGGAGTGGACTCCAGATCTTACCACCCCGGGGATATTATCGTCTCTCGAAAAGGCCTGAGCGTAGAAATCAACAACACCGATGCAGAAGGCCGACTGGTTCTGGCAGATACCCTTCACTATGCTCAAGAAGTCGACAAACCGGATGTCTTGATCGATATTGCCACCCTCACCGGAGCTTGCATGGTTGCCCTGGGACCCACCATGGCGGGTCTTTTTTCAAACGATGACCCACTCAGCGCTCGCGTGCTCGACAGTGCTCGTTTTACGGGCGAAGCTTTCTGGCGCTTGCCCCTGGAAGACAGTTTGTATGATCAATTAAAGACCCCCATCGCCGATCTAAAAAACACAGGAGAGCGCTACGGGGGAGCGATTACTGCAGCTCTTTTCTTGCAGAAGTTCATCGAACCCAAAACCGTTTGGGCGCACTTGGATATCGCTGGGCCGGCTCGAAACGATCGAGATCAAGGCTATTTGAGCACGGGCGGAACCGGCTTTGGTGTTCGCACGCTCGTGGATCTGATTTTGAATCATGCTTAA
- the nuoE gene encoding NADH-quinone oxidoreductase subunit NuoE — protein sequence MLTAEETAQIDREITKFPVRRSACLEALGVVQKHRGWVSDEALKSVADYLGMSATELDGIATFYNLIYRKPVGKKVIRICESVTCFILGYDQIRAQIEEELGIKLGQTTPDGEFTLLPTPCLGTCDKAPAMMINDVLHRNLRKETIGPILREKQNPPA from the coding sequence ATGTTGACTGCGGAAGAGACGGCTCAGATTGATCGCGAAATCACCAAGTTTCCAGTGCGTCGCTCCGCGTGCTTGGAGGCTCTCGGCGTCGTTCAAAAGCATCGGGGTTGGGTCAGCGATGAAGCCTTGAAGTCGGTTGCCGATTATCTGGGGATGTCTGCTACTGAGCTGGACGGCATCGCAACCTTTTACAACCTGATTTATCGAAAGCCTGTCGGCAAAAAAGTGATTCGAATTTGCGAGAGCGTGACTTGTTTTATCTTAGGCTACGATCAGATCCGAGCTCAAATTGAGGAAGAACTGGGGATTAAGCTCGGTCAAACAACGCCCGATGGCGAGTTTACGCTCTTACCAACGCCGTGCTTAGGCACGTGCGACAAAGCGCCGGCGATGATGATCAACGATGTCTTGCATCGAAACCTTAGGAAGGAAACAATCGGACCGATTCTGAGAGAAAAGCAAAACCCACCTGCCTAA
- a CDS encoding DUF1566 domain-containing protein: MKALSFFRYFFCLCFVSNILFSRSTSWSEGAFRDETSQRIRYDIAPYASPPNITDRLTGLSWLYRPSSAAYSVSQAQSYCQSLGVAWRLPSVLELQSLLDYTMSYSPCQVSGNCEALKYWKSGTYLARDSYNSTGCFGVNLAANPGISTRTVIPSVGCGQSYQLSCTAGDLFLGSRNFKNWNGKDLGNDSYFVWDRSSDLLWGPRETGGCFNQSVANSSCYGINSGESGEQWRLPTVKELLSLVDYSAYPASYSEIFPNMTEFPYYWTSTPSPARDSDSWAYVSFLDGQVGFNESDNLDGCISTICVQNLAYWSTPAYQDTTVSSNSESRYLIGNYNNTVTDTSTWLMWQRSDSGNLNANEMMTYCENNPVAGFIDWRLPSSRELQSLYDYGKMSVDPEFLAKGLDSNLWVADVDSSGFVRAFRLADGSVVQVNQDEKMSVRCVRSGSNGFNMSIAERYLDEEGMPIAESNSTKVLDMLTGMLWQRMGNFSVPANKQRAVCPSNAWRLPTIKELYTLVELSEIGSMNDTVFPDVPECPGYLWASSSNNSEGFYWLTAPSNDVGEVTLQPGISACVRCLLDCPSECEQPTPYCKDHECVECMKDCDCPLSRPHCVNNACVLCSPPEYSCPGSDPYCLDGGCVQCLKDNQCSDATPLCINNECTACSNSTQCEKLSTSNPFCVRGNCVECIDQNNQGCNATSPLTYCINNICVPPLSMWDSRAYEDSTSQTGRFKHTDIVALDYYTDLIWSRYAVNITGRLPVDFKNYCASFGQEFRLPTLMELQSILAYTGPRNSIPFNTVIFPSNSTVNVPDYYLSLELAEQPSYYGTNFKRAFYNPTIEPRNSNISAARCVNGNPFEYPGENRFVNGDKSPLTPASTKVLDQLTGLTWMRFGSMPGMNPDEYCNMVQPSGSWVVPTLKQLMTLVNVTIFPFASPEVFPLMSFPSRTYGTDTVSLDRNGANQTGYVSFVGKEQGITFQQSLNYNPIARLMCVSL, translated from the coding sequence ATGAAAGCATTATCTTTTTTTAGGTATTTTTTCTGTTTATGCTTTGTAAGTAATATTCTGTTTTCGCGATCGACTTCTTGGAGCGAGGGAGCATTCCGCGATGAGACGAGCCAACGCATTCGTTATGATATTGCTCCGTACGCGTCTCCTCCAAACATCACAGATCGATTAACAGGATTGAGCTGGTTGTATCGGCCTTCTAGTGCAGCCTATAGTGTGTCTCAGGCTCAGTCTTATTGCCAAAGCCTTGGAGTTGCTTGGCGTCTTCCCAGCGTCTTGGAGCTTCAATCATTGCTTGACTACACAATGAGTTATAGCCCATGCCAAGTCAGTGGAAATTGCGAGGCATTGAAGTACTGGAAAAGTGGCACTTATTTAGCTCGTGATTCGTACAATAGTACAGGTTGTTTCGGAGTCAATTTGGCAGCGAATCCTGGGATCAGTACCAGGACGGTAATACCCAGTGTTGGATGTGGCCAGAGTTATCAATTGAGTTGCACAGCAGGTGATTTATTCTTAGGATCTAGAAATTTCAAAAACTGGAATGGAAAAGACTTAGGAAATGATAGCTACTTTGTTTGGGATAGGAGTTCAGATTTACTGTGGGGCCCTCGAGAAACAGGCGGTTGTTTTAATCAATCCGTCGCTAATAGCAGTTGTTACGGGATCAATTCAGGCGAATCAGGCGAACAGTGGCGTTTGCCAACCGTGAAAGAGCTTCTCAGTTTAGTAGATTATTCAGCGTATCCGGCCTCCTATTCGGAGATTTTTCCAAATATGACGGAGTTTCCTTATTATTGGACATCGACACCATCTCCAGCGCGAGATTCTGATTCATGGGCTTATGTGTCGTTTCTTGATGGTCAAGTAGGATTTAATGAGTCCGATAATTTGGATGGGTGTATTTCTACCATCTGTGTCCAAAATCTTGCCTATTGGAGTACCCCTGCTTATCAGGACACCACTGTCAGCAGCAATAGCGAAAGCCGATACTTAATCGGTAACTACAATAACACTGTTACGGATACTTCGACCTGGTTGATGTGGCAGCGGAGTGACTCTGGAAATTTAAACGCCAATGAAATGATGACCTATTGCGAGAATAATCCTGTAGCTGGATTTATCGATTGGAGATTGCCCAGCAGTCGAGAGTTACAGTCATTGTACGATTATGGGAAGATGTCCGTTGATCCGGAATTTTTAGCGAAGGGATTGGATTCGAATCTTTGGGTTGCAGATGTTGATTCAAGCGGTTTTGTTCGAGCGTTTAGATTGGCTGATGGCAGTGTTGTCCAAGTGAATCAAGATGAAAAGATGTCGGTTCGATGTGTGAGAAGTGGATCGAACGGCTTTAATATGTCAATCGCAGAACGCTATCTGGACGAAGAAGGAATGCCGATCGCTGAAAGCAATAGCACCAAGGTTCTTGATATGCTGACCGGAATGCTTTGGCAACGTATGGGGAATTTTTCAGTGCCTGCCAACAAGCAAAGAGCTGTGTGTCCCAGCAATGCTTGGCGACTTCCGACGATTAAGGAGCTTTACACCTTAGTGGAGCTGTCTGAGATAGGCAGCATGAATGATACCGTTTTCCCAGATGTGCCTGAGTGCCCAGGCTACTTGTGGGCCAGCTCTAGCAACAACTCAGAAGGCTTCTACTGGTTAACAGCGCCCTCCAATGATGTTGGAGAGGTGACCCTTCAGCCAGGTATTTCTGCCTGTGTTCGGTGCCTACTGGATTGTCCGAGCGAATGCGAGCAACCGACGCCGTATTGTAAGGATCACGAATGCGTTGAATGTATGAAGGATTGCGATTGTCCGTTGTCGAGGCCACATTGTGTGAACAATGCGTGCGTTCTCTGCTCGCCACCAGAATATTCATGCCCAGGAAGCGATCCTTACTGCCTGGATGGTGGCTGTGTGCAGTGTCTAAAAGATAACCAATGCTCGGATGCTACCCCGCTTTGTATCAATAATGAGTGCACAGCATGCAGCAATAGTACGCAGTGTGAGAAATTATCGACATCGAATCCATTTTGTGTGCGTGGCAATTGTGTGGAATGCATCGATCAGAACAATCAGGGATGCAACGCTACGAGTCCTTTGACTTATTGTATTAATAATATTTGTGTACCACCTCTTAGCATGTGGGATAGTCGAGCTTACGAAGATTCAACTAGCCAAACAGGGCGCTTTAAACATACAGATATCGTGGCTTTGGATTACTATACCGATTTGATTTGGAGTCGATATGCCGTCAATATAACGGGGCGTCTGCCGGTTGACTTTAAAAATTACTGTGCATCGTTTGGTCAAGAGTTTCGCCTGCCTACTTTGATGGAGTTGCAATCGATATTGGCTTACACAGGCCCAAGAAATTCTATTCCATTCAATACAGTTATTTTCCCATCAAATTCAACAGTCAATGTTCCTGATTATTATTTGTCTTTAGAGCTGGCCGAACAACCATCCTACTATGGTACCAACTTTAAGCGTGCTTTTTATAATCCTACGATAGAGCCAAGAAATAGCAATATTTCAGCTGCTCGATGTGTTAATGGAAATCCGTTTGAATATCCTGGTGAGAATCGTTTTGTTAACGGAGATAAATCTCCATTGACTCCTGCATCCACTAAAGTATTGGATCAATTAACAGGTTTAACTTGGATGAGGTTCGGTTCAATGCCTGGTATGAATCCTGACGAATACTGTAACATGGTACAGCCTTCAGGTTCATGGGTTGTGCCAACTTTAAAGCAACTGATGACGCTGGTCAATGTGACGATTTTTCCATTTGCAAGTCCTGAGGTATTTCCACTGATGTCATTCCCAAGCAGAACATATGGAACGGATACGGTATCTCTTGATCGAAACGGAGCTAATCAGACTGGCTACGTGAGCTTTGTCGGTAAAGAGCAAGGCATTACTTTTCAACAGAGCTTAAATTACAACCCAATTGCTCGTCTCATGTGTGTCAGTCTTTAA